One Trichomycterus rosablanca isolate fTriRos1 chromosome 10, fTriRos1.hap1, whole genome shotgun sequence DNA window includes the following coding sequences:
- the LOC134322137 gene encoding NHP2-like protein 1, which yields MSKLCSRTEAEVNPKAYPLADATLTKTILDIVQQASNYKQLRKGANEATKTLNRGISEFIVMAADAEPLEIILHLPLLCEDKNVPYVFVRSKQALGRACGVSRPVIATSVTIKEGSQLKPQIQSIQTAIERLLV from the exons ATGTCTAAACTCTGTAGTCGT ACTGAAGCTGAAGTGAATCCTAAAGCGTACCCTTTAGCCGATGCCACCCTGACCAAAACCATTCTGGATATTGTGCAGCAGGCATCCAACTACAAACAGCTCCGTAAAGGAGCGAACGAGG CCACTAAGACGCTGAATCGTGGAATCTCGGAGTTTATCGTGATGGCGGCCGACGCTGAACCCCTGGAGATCATTCTTCACCTCCCGCTGCTGTGTGAGGACAAAAACGTGCCGTACGTCTTCGTCAGGTCCAAGCAGGCGCTGGGACGAGCGTGTGGGGTGTCCAGACCGGTTATCGCCACGTCGGTCACCATAAAGGAAGGATCGCAGCTCAAACCTCAGATTCAGTCTATTCAGACAGCCATCGAGAGACTCCTGGTTTAA
- the crym gene encoding ketimine reductase mu-crystallin: MAEQPVFLSDDVVAAVLNYGELIPRLEAVLGKFSRCEGAEVVQPVRSVLPINNHHGFLGLMPAYIAHEGILCTKMVAFYRRPTRSSLPSTQATVLLFNPEVGNVTAVLDGMEITCKRTAAVSAISAKLLKPAQSDVLCIIGSGHQAASHYEVFTLLFSFKEVRVCSRRLETAERFAAGVRGPVKVCSSVKEAVQGADIIITVTSSSEPVLFGEWVKPGAHIAAVGACRPDWRELDDVLMKDAVIYVDSREGAALESGDIIQSGAEVFAELGEVLNGTSPALHNKTTVFKSLGMGVQDAVAAQLVFDKWRSNQRGTE; encoded by the exons ATGGCTGAGCAGCCTGTGTTTCTGAGTGATGACGTGGTCGCTGCTGTACTGAACTATGGGGAGTTAATCCCCAGATTAGAGGCGGTTTTAGGGAAGTTCTCCCGATGTGAGGGTGCAGAAGTGGTGCAGCCTGTCAGATCTGTGCTTCCTATAAACAACCACCACGG GTTCCTGGGACTGATGCCTGCTTATATTGCACATGAAGGGATTCTGTGCACGAAGATGGTGGCGTTTTACAGACGTCCAACAAGATCCAGTTTACCATCCACACAAGCTACAGTCCTGCTCTTCAACCCTGAAGTTGGGAATGTAACTGCG GTTCTGGACGGGATGGAAATCACCTGTAAAAGAACAGCAGCTGTATCAGCCATTTCTGCCaag ctGCTGAAGCCGGCTCAGTCTGATGTGCTGTGTATCATCGGTTCTGGTCACCAGGCCGCCAGCCATTATGAAGTCTTCACGCTGCTGTTTTCCTTTAAAgag GTACGTGTGTGCAGCAGGAGACTGGAGACAGCAGAACGGTTCGCTGCAGGGGTCCGGGGCCCCGTTAAAGTGTGTTCTTCAGTGAAGGAGGCAGTACAGGGGGCCGATATCATCATCACCGTCACCAGCTCCAGTGAACCGGTGCTGTTCGGGGAGTGGGTCAAACCCGGTGCCCATATCGCAG CGGTGGGAGCGTGCCGGCCAGACTGGAGGGAGCTGGATGATGTGCTGATGAAAGACGCCGTGATCTACGTGGACAGCAGAGAGGGAGCGGCGCTGGAGTCCGGCGATATCATTCAGTCCGGG GCTGAAGTCTTTGCAGAACTGGGTGAGGTGTTAAACGGGACGTCTCCTGCTCTACACAACAAGACGACAGTGTTTAAATCACTGG GAATGGGGGTACAAGACGCCGTTGCTGCTCAGCTCGTGTTCGACAAGTGGAGGAGCAACCAGCGAGGAACAGAATGA